A window of the Burkholderia sp. 9120 genome harbors these coding sequences:
- a CDS encoding DNA-binding protein — protein MSRDVDTITDERVAAIADRMVDEDKRVSPVAIWKELEGGSLVAIVEALQRWREARVPSTPDLQVQSGLPTGVAETIMSAADRIWSASQDEAEKAFNQRLSALSEHLDAALSERDEAFAEYQKTIEEVEAGRERLAAQTRALAASEDTALSLGAELVAASRRAEACDARIEELEQRALADNARLETVHATLDAERLAREELVAAAADKDDEIARLTQERDHAQQQIVTLGEACQAKSDEADRWSQDAVAATSRAQTAEARIEDLEQRASVENAALEATKATLDDERQAREALIAVVSGKDAEIARVTQERDHAQQQVATLDDACQAKSQEASRWSQNAAAATSRAQAAETRIEELEQRVSAESAALEATRTTLEEERHAREALIVVVAGKDAEIARVTQDRDRAQQQVATLDEALRAKSEEADKWSLDAAAATTRTHTAEARIEELEQRASVESATLAATNAMLEEERQARAALIMVVAGKDAEIARVTQDRDHALQQVATLNDACQAKSEEAQRWSQDAASATSRAHTAEARIQELEQRASEEMATLEATRVTLEEQRQAYDVLNELVVSKDAEITRVTQERDHAQQQAATLSDTGQAKSQEAERAAHDAATATSRALAAEARIEELEQRVSAESAALAATQTTLEAERQAHEVLTERVVSKEAEIARVTQEHDHAQQQLAALDTARQAQSAELDASREHVGTLTAAAEAASAELTRLSQEATAAKERADAAEQHAAQLQQRIAERPHAAAKHNRRHPQPGVKEDETDSAEEIAALQRQVAAQAKAHTKAFDELHANAEQWVAHAKDLKQRLGLASERIIFIDARSTGEVVLVRRLASELERLKPDHELISRDMQQKLIGATMAQQLAQKGYRYDATTAVMSKIER, from the coding sequence ATGTCCAGGGACGTAGACACAATCACCGATGAGCGGGTCGCCGCGATCGCCGATCGCATGGTTGACGAAGACAAACGCGTCTCGCCCGTCGCCATCTGGAAAGAACTCGAAGGCGGTTCGCTGGTTGCGATCGTCGAGGCTTTGCAACGCTGGCGCGAAGCGCGTGTGCCCAGCACGCCCGACTTGCAGGTCCAAAGCGGCTTGCCGACCGGCGTGGCCGAAACGATCATGAGCGCCGCGGATCGTATCTGGAGCGCCTCGCAGGACGAAGCGGAGAAAGCGTTCAACCAGCGCCTCAGCGCGCTCAGCGAGCACCTCGATGCCGCGCTCTCCGAACGCGACGAGGCGTTCGCCGAGTATCAGAAGACCATCGAAGAAGTCGAAGCGGGCCGCGAGCGGCTCGCCGCACAAACACGTGCGCTGGCCGCGTCGGAAGACACGGCCTTGAGCCTCGGCGCGGAACTGGTGGCGGCAAGCCGTCGCGCGGAAGCGTGCGACGCGCGCATCGAGGAACTGGAGCAGCGCGCGCTGGCGGACAACGCCAGGCTCGAAACCGTCCATGCGACGCTCGACGCGGAACGTCTGGCGCGTGAAGAACTGGTGGCGGCCGCGGCAGACAAAGACGACGAGATAGCGCGGCTCACGCAGGAGCGCGATCACGCGCAGCAGCAGATCGTGACGTTGGGCGAGGCGTGTCAGGCGAAATCGGACGAAGCGGACCGATGGTCGCAGGACGCGGTTGCGGCAACCTCGCGCGCGCAAACCGCCGAGGCGCGCATCGAAGACCTGGAGCAGCGCGCATCGGTTGAAAACGCCGCGCTGGAAGCGACCAAAGCGACGCTAGACGACGAACGTCAGGCGCGCGAAGCGTTGATCGCGGTGGTGTCGGGCAAAGACGCCGAGATCGCTCGCGTCACGCAGGAACGCGACCATGCGCAGCAACAGGTCGCCACGTTGGACGACGCATGTCAGGCGAAGTCGCAAGAGGCGAGCCGCTGGTCGCAAAACGCGGCGGCGGCCACCTCGCGCGCGCAAGCCGCCGAGACGCGCATCGAGGAACTGGAGCAGCGCGTGTCGGCGGAAAGCGCCGCGCTGGAAGCCACCCGCACGACGCTTGAAGAAGAGCGTCACGCGCGTGAAGCGCTGATCGTGGTGGTCGCGGGTAAAGACGCAGAGATCGCGCGCGTCACGCAAGACCGCGATCGCGCGCAGCAGCAGGTCGCCACGTTGGACGAGGCGTTGCGGGCGAAGTCGGAAGAGGCGGACAAGTGGTCGCTGGACGCCGCCGCGGCGACGACGCGCACACACACCGCCGAGGCGCGTATCGAGGAACTGGAGCAACGTGCGTCGGTGGAAAGCGCCACGCTCGCGGCCACGAACGCGATGCTTGAAGAAGAGCGCCAGGCTCGCGCGGCATTGATCATGGTGGTGGCCGGCAAAGACGCGGAGATCGCACGCGTCACGCAGGACCGCGATCATGCGCTGCAGCAGGTCGCCACGTTAAATGACGCATGTCAGGCGAAGTCGGAAGAGGCGCAACGATGGTCGCAGGACGCGGCGTCGGCCACGTCGCGCGCGCACACCGCCGAGGCGCGAATTCAGGAACTGGAGCAGCGTGCGTCTGAAGAAATGGCAACGCTTGAGGCCACCAGGGTCACGCTCGAAGAACAACGCCAGGCGTATGACGTATTGAACGAACTGGTCGTAAGCAAAGACGCTGAGATAACGCGAGTCACGCAGGAACGCGATCACGCGCAGCAGCAGGCTGCCACGTTGAGCGACACCGGGCAGGCCAAGTCGCAAGAGGCGGAACGCGCCGCGCATGACGCGGCGACGGCCACGTCGCGCGCGCTAGCCGCCGAGGCACGCATCGAGGAACTGGAGCAGCGCGTGTCGGCGGAAAGCGCGGCGCTCGCCGCCACCCAAACCACGCTCGAAGCAGAACGCCAGGCGCACGAAGTACTGACCGAGCGTGTCGTCAGTAAAGAGGCCGAGATCGCGCGAGTCACGCAGGAACACGATCACGCGCAGCAGCAACTCGCCGCGCTGGACACCGCCCGTCAGGCGCAATCGGCGGAACTCGACGCGAGCCGCGAACACGTCGGCACGCTGACCGCGGCCGCTGAAGCCGCGAGTGCCGAGCTGACGCGACTGTCGCAGGAAGCCACCGCCGCGAAGGAACGCGCGGACGCCGCCGAACAGCATGCCGCCCAATTGCAGCAACGCATTGCGGAGCGGCCGCACGCCGCCGCCAAACACAATCGACGCCACCCGCAGCCTGGCGTCAAAGAGGACGAGACCGACAGCGCTGAGGAAATCGCCGCGCTGCAGCGTCAGGTGGCAGCGCAAGCCAAAGCGCACACCAAGGCCTTCGACGAGCTTCACGCGAATGCCGAACAATGGGTGGCGCATGCGAAGGATCTCAAGCAACGCCTCGGTCTCGCGAGCGAGCGGATCATCTTCATCGACGCGCGCAGCACCGGAGAAGTGGTGCTGGTTCGTCGGCTCGCGTCGGAACTGGAGCGCCTCAAGCCGGATCACGAGTTGATATCGCGCGACATGCAGCAAAAACTGATCGGCGCGACGATGGCGCAGCAACTGGCGCAGAAGGGCTATCGCTACGACGCGACCACGGCGGTCATGTCGAAGATCGAGCGCTGA
- a CDS encoding tetratricopeptide repeat protein — translation MCPSSLGEPSRSAQDEPVAQPDPSARFIDALNKVKPLLDLQPPLPPKELAEALQLAAVSSLGLGDLADAEAYWRRAIETNPRFADAYLNLATLLKGLNRLADVEALLRQLLDVCPDLADVHNQLGSLLQDQARMAEAEAAYRQASRILPDRLEFHYNLGTVLRPLGRWSEAADAYRRAIALRPDFVMGYSNLGNILKELGRLTDAEAAYRQALAVSDDYHMARFALATLLLSMGRFDEGWRLHDARHADPGSMQHKTQKVVGRPRWQGESLVGKKLLVWQEGGLGDAIHFGRYLPLLKAQGAAQVAFVCAASLHRLFATVEGVDVVLTHEAGWAAASSYDYWTSPLSVPFYLRTTTETMPPPLRLNLDPSLADVWRERLATLPSGRRIGLVWKGNALHQNDANRSLSSLAMLAPIWRLPGVSFVSLQKGDGEDEAQSPPAEQPLLHLGSATKDMADSAAIVAQLDLVICVDTAIAHLAASVGTRCWVMLPEQSVDWRWMLERDDSPWYPETIRLFRQPLGGRWPAVIERVRQACVEVFEA, via the coding sequence ATGTGTCCGTCTTCCCTTGGTGAACCTTCCCGTTCGGCTCAAGACGAGCCGGTAGCGCAGCCGGATCCGTCGGCGAGATTCATCGACGCGCTGAACAAGGTGAAGCCGCTGCTCGACTTGCAGCCGCCGTTGCCGCCCAAGGAATTAGCCGAGGCGTTGCAACTCGCGGCCGTCAGTTCGCTTGGTCTGGGCGATCTCGCCGACGCCGAGGCTTACTGGCGTCGCGCTATCGAAACGAATCCTCGTTTCGCGGATGCGTACCTGAACCTCGCCACCTTGCTGAAGGGTCTCAACCGCCTGGCTGACGTGGAAGCGTTATTGCGGCAATTGCTCGACGTGTGCCCCGATCTCGCGGACGTTCACAACCAGCTCGGCTCACTCCTTCAGGACCAGGCGCGCATGGCCGAAGCGGAAGCGGCGTATCGGCAAGCGTCGCGCATTCTGCCTGATCGCCTCGAGTTTCATTACAACCTCGGCACTGTGTTGAGACCGCTAGGCCGCTGGAGCGAAGCCGCCGATGCCTATCGGCGCGCTATCGCACTGCGTCCCGATTTCGTCATGGGGTACAGCAACCTCGGCAACATCCTGAAGGAACTGGGCCGTCTGACGGATGCGGAGGCCGCCTACCGGCAGGCGCTTGCCGTTAGCGATGACTATCACATGGCGCGGTTCGCGCTGGCCACGCTGCTGCTGAGCATGGGGCGCTTCGACGAAGGCTGGCGGTTGCATGACGCGCGTCATGCGGACCCTGGGTCGATGCAACATAAGACGCAGAAGGTCGTCGGGCGTCCGCGCTGGCAAGGCGAATCGCTGGTGGGGAAAAAACTGCTGGTCTGGCAGGAGGGCGGACTCGGCGATGCGATTCATTTCGGCCGCTATCTGCCGCTGCTGAAGGCGCAAGGCGCGGCGCAGGTCGCGTTTGTCTGCGCTGCGTCGCTGCATCGGCTGTTCGCCACGGTGGAGGGCGTCGACGTGGTGTTGACGCACGAGGCGGGCTGGGCCGCGGCGTCGAGTTACGACTACTGGACGAGTCCGTTGAGTGTGCCGTTTTACCTGCGGACAACGACGGAAACGATGCCGCCGCCTCTTCGGCTGAACCTCGATCCCTCACTCGCCGACGTCTGGCGCGAGCGCCTCGCAACACTTCCCTCGGGCCGCAGAATCGGACTCGTCTGGAAAGGCAATGCGCTCCACCAGAACGACGCGAACCGCTCACTGTCGTCCCTCGCGATGCTCGCGCCGATTTGGCGTTTGCCTGGTGTGAGCTTCGTGAGTCTGCAAAAAGGCGACGGAGAGGACGAGGCGCAATCGCCGCCCGCCGAACAGCCGCTGCTGCATCTCGGTTCTGCAACGAAGGACATGGCGGATAGCGCCGCGATCGTCGCGCAACTCGATCTGGTGATCTGCGTGGATACGGCGATTGCGCATCTCGCGGCGTCGGTCGGTACGCGCTGCTGGGTGATGTTGCCGGAGCAGTCCGTCGACTGGCGCTGGATGCTCGAACGCGACGACTCGCCGTGGTATCCGGAGACGATCCGGCTGTTTCGTCAGCCTTTGGGTGGACGTTGGCCTGCGGTGATCGAACGGGTACGGCAGGCCTGTGTCGAGGTGTTTGAAGCGTAA
- a CDS encoding EAL domain-containing protein: MSWARIAVLPVLVLTAALSVTWVLWDHERQAARHELLTQFDFSLGDAVSRIEQRMGTYELLLRGVQSLFAAGGEMDRERFRDYVDTLNLDANFSGIQAIGLVAWVPASQKNDHIGAMRRQGLRGYTILPEGARDDYAPVIQRSPSVGLNRMEPGFDAWADPVRRRAMEQARDSGMATVSGKVSLVVDTETNARPGFIMYLPVYARGQSQESVAQRRAHLVGWVYASFRMHDVIASLYGEQPPGLSIAIYDGVEPSSAALLHRTPGSAGHLPTDMSANEYLVVGGHDWTLTMSAQDDFKARFGRNAALQIAATGTGLSLLLALLTWLMMTGHGRALRLASSMTRELRESEAKFRAIADCTVNWEVWWGPDSKPRWINSSVEEYIGYTVSECMAMPDFAGTVIHPADIARVVPEIQKGLRGIRGDDLEFRCVRKDGALIWLSVSWVPISDSRGNGIGFRTSGRDITERKHAEAELRIAAVAFDSMEPMMITDFGAKILRVNTAFTECTGYTPEEIVGKTPQVLRSDRHDVAFFRTMWETIHRAGGWQGEIWDRRKNGEVYPKWLTISAVMGENGIVSHYVCTHHDITERKIAEERIKELAFFDALTRLPNRTLLLERLKQAMTASARSDACGALLFIDLDHFKTLNDTLGHDKGDLLLQQVAQRLAVSVRETDTVARVGGDEFVVVLGNLHEDRQQAAEQTEALGETILAVLGSPYQLGEIEYRSTASIGATVFIGHQASIDELLKQADLAMYKSKERGRNAVRLFDPDMQTVVMERAALDAGLRTAIEENQFLLYYEAQIDADRITGVEALVRWQHPQRGIVMPADFIPVAEETGLILALGSWVLEAACAQLAAWATQADMAHLTIAVNVSAQQFREPDFVDKVVAIIARTGARPNRLKLELTESVLVDNVQDIIQKMAALKARGVVFSLDDFGIGYSSLSYLKRLPLDQLKIDRSFVRDVLVDPNDAVIARTIVALAHSLGLGVIAEGVETEAQRDFLAAAGCHAYQGYYFCRPLPVEGFEALLRRREARPCVAE, translated from the coding sequence GTGAGTTGGGCGCGGATCGCCGTTCTGCCGGTGCTGGTTCTGACGGCCGCGCTCAGCGTTACGTGGGTGCTGTGGGACCATGAGCGGCAAGCCGCGCGTCATGAACTGCTCACGCAGTTCGACTTCTCGCTGGGCGATGCCGTCAGCCGCATCGAACAGCGCATGGGCACGTATGAGCTGCTACTGCGCGGCGTGCAGAGCCTGTTCGCCGCCGGCGGCGAGATGGACCGCGAGCGCTTTCGCGACTACGTCGACACGCTCAATCTCGACGCCAACTTCTCCGGCATTCAGGCCATCGGTCTGGTTGCGTGGGTGCCGGCGTCACAAAAGAACGATCACATCGGCGCCATGCGCCGGCAAGGCCTGCGCGGCTACACCATTCTCCCCGAAGGCGCGCGCGACGATTACGCGCCCGTCATTCAGCGCTCGCCGTCGGTCGGCCTGAACCGCATGGAGCCCGGCTTCGATGCATGGGCCGACCCGGTGCGCCGGCGCGCCATGGAGCAGGCGCGCGATTCCGGTATGGCGACCGTCTCCGGCAAAGTCAGTCTGGTGGTGGACACCGAGACCAACGCGCGCCCCGGTTTCATCATGTATCTGCCGGTCTACGCGCGCGGGCAGTCGCAGGAAAGCGTCGCCCAGCGCCGCGCGCACCTGGTCGGCTGGGTCTACGCGTCGTTCCGCATGCACGACGTGATCGCCAGCCTGTATGGCGAGCAGCCGCCGGGGCTGTCGATCGCGATATACGACGGCGTCGAACCGTCGTCCGCAGCGCTGCTGCATAGAACGCCGGGGTCGGCCGGGCATCTGCCTACCGACATGTCGGCCAATGAATACCTGGTGGTCGGCGGCCATGACTGGACGCTGACAATGAGCGCTCAGGACGACTTCAAAGCCCGTTTCGGCCGCAACGCCGCGCTGCAGATCGCCGCCACCGGCACGGGCCTGAGCCTGCTGCTGGCGCTGCTCACCTGGCTCATGATGACCGGCCATGGCCGTGCGCTGCGGCTCGCTTCGTCGATGACCCGCGAACTGCGCGAGAGCGAAGCGAAGTTTCGCGCGATCGCCGATTGCACGGTCAACTGGGAAGTCTGGTGGGGCCCGGACAGCAAGCCGCGCTGGATCAATTCGTCCGTGGAAGAGTACATCGGCTATACCGTCAGCGAATGCATGGCGATGCCCGACTTTGCCGGCACGGTGATTCATCCGGCGGATATCGCGCGCGTCGTACCTGAAATTCAGAAGGGCCTGCGGGGCATTCGCGGCGACGACCTCGAATTTCGTTGCGTTCGCAAGGATGGCGCGTTGATCTGGCTGTCCGTTTCGTGGGTGCCGATCAGCGACTCCCGAGGCAATGGCATCGGCTTTCGCACCAGCGGCCGGGACATCACCGAACGCAAACACGCGGAGGCCGAACTTCGGATCGCGGCGGTGGCATTCGACTCGATGGAGCCGATGATGATCACCGACTTCGGCGCCAAGATCCTGCGCGTGAACACGGCCTTCACCGAGTGCACCGGCTACACGCCCGAAGAAATCGTCGGCAAAACGCCCCAAGTACTCCGCTCGGATCGTCACGACGTCGCGTTCTTCCGCACCATGTGGGAAACGATTCATCGTGCCGGCGGCTGGCAGGGCGAAATCTGGGACCGCCGCAAGAACGGCGAGGTGTACCCCAAATGGCTCACGATCTCCGCCGTGATGGGCGAGAACGGCATTGTCAGCCACTACGTTTGCACCCACCACGACATTACCGAACGCAAGATCGCGGAAGAGCGCATCAAGGAACTCGCGTTCTTCGACGCGCTGACCCGTTTGCCGAACCGCACCTTGTTGCTGGAGCGCCTGAAGCAGGCGATGACGGCGAGCGCCCGGAGCGACGCATGCGGCGCGCTGCTGTTCATCGATCTGGATCACTTCAAGACGTTGAACGATACGCTGGGTCACGACAAAGGCGACCTGCTGCTTCAACAGGTGGCGCAGCGTCTCGCTGTCAGCGTCCGCGAGACCGACACCGTGGCGCGGGTGGGGGGCGATGAGTTCGTGGTGGTGCTGGGTAATCTGCACGAAGACCGGCAGCAGGCGGCCGAACAGACCGAAGCGCTCGGCGAAACGATTCTCGCCGTGCTGGGCAGTCCGTATCAGCTCGGCGAGATCGAATACCGCAGCACCGCGAGCATTGGCGCGACCGTGTTCATCGGTCATCAGGCGTCGATCGACGAACTGCTGAAACAGGCCGATCTGGCCATGTACAAATCCAAGGAACGAGGCCGCAACGCCGTGCGGCTGTTCGATCCCGACATGCAGACGGTCGTCATGGAGCGGGCCGCGCTGGACGCGGGGTTGCGCACGGCGATCGAAGAGAACCAGTTCCTGCTGTATTACGAGGCGCAGATCGACGCCGACCGGATCACCGGTGTCGAAGCGCTGGTGCGCTGGCAGCATCCGCAGCGCGGCATCGTGATGCCGGCCGATTTCATTCCGGTCGCGGAAGAAACCGGCCTGATCCTCGCGTTGGGGAGCTGGGTCCTGGAGGCGGCCTGCGCGCAACTGGCGGCGTGGGCAACGCAAGCGGACATGGCGCATCTCACGATCGCGGTCAATGTCAGCGCCCAGCAGTTCCGCGAGCCGGACTTCGTGGACAAGGTCGTGGCGATCATCGCTAGAACCGGCGCGCGGCCCAACCGCCTGAAGCTGGAGTTGACGGAAAGCGTGCTGGTGGACAACGTGCAGGACATTATTCAGAAGATGGCGGCGCTCAAAGCGAGAGGCGTCGTGTTTTCGCTCGACGATTTCGGCATTGGCTATTCGTCGCTTTCGTACCTGAAGCGCTTGCCGCTGGACCAGTTGAAGATCGACCGCTCGTTCGTGCGGGACGTGCTGGTCGACCCCAACGACGCCGTGATCGCCCGGACCATCGTGGCGCTCGCGCACAGCCTCGGCCTGGGCGTGATCGCCGAGGGCGTGGAGACCGAGGCGCAACGCGACTTCCTCGCGGCGGCCGGATGTCACGCGTACCAGGGTTATTACTTTTGCCGCCCGCTGCCTGTCGAGGGCTTCGAAGCGCTATTGAGGCGGCGCGAAGCGCGTCCTTGCGTGGCCGAATAA
- a CDS encoding MAPEG family protein — MSVPAPPALDFRRQRLVGMAGIAVASLFASGLWLGIDLGVSPLPGMDSLGARMLLTLKCCCAAVLFCLVTGIEAVAHERLTSPAFDPLIGFETRRLRVNQRYLQNTLEQIVVFAAALFGLAAYSADGSSMRAVVATTVLWIVARAAFWLGYHRSAALRGLGAPGMAISMIVLLYVVSRFGHEIAGTIGAVVPLAAFVAIEAVLFWETRPVKER, encoded by the coding sequence ATGAGCGTCCCTGCCCCTCCCGCGCTCGACTTTCGGCGGCAGCGCCTTGTCGGCATGGCGGGCATCGCGGTCGCCTCGCTGTTTGCCTCGGGGCTCTGGCTCGGCATCGATCTAGGGGTGTCGCCACTGCCTGGCATGGACAGCCTCGGCGCACGGATGCTGCTGACGCTCAAATGCTGCTGCGCCGCCGTACTGTTCTGCCTGGTGACGGGCATCGAGGCCGTCGCGCACGAGCGATTGACGTCGCCCGCGTTCGATCCACTAATAGGCTTCGAGACGCGCCGGTTACGTGTCAATCAACGATACCTGCAAAACACGCTGGAGCAGATCGTCGTGTTTGCCGCTGCGTTGTTCGGACTGGCCGCCTACTCTGCCGACGGCTCGTCCATGCGCGCGGTCGTGGCGACAACCGTGCTCTGGATCGTCGCACGAGCCGCGTTCTGGCTCGGCTATCATCGCAGCGCGGCGCTGCGCGGGCTCGGCGCGCCGGGCATGGCGATCAGTATGATCGTGCTGCTTTATGTCGTGAGCCGGTTTGGGCACGAGATCGCGGGGACGATTGGGGCCGTCGTGCCGCTCGCTGCATTTGTCGCGATCGAGGCGGTGTTGTTCTGGGAGACGCGGCCTGTGAAAGAGCGTTGA
- a CDS encoding potassium channel family protein yields MDDPSAHGNARAQIRPHDAIAEFTRVIWLLRHILAMLLALFFFLSIAMYYLGGTVGATSRAPSSIGETFYFCAVTALTIGYGDVVPTSALGRIIAVLLGLLGVLLTGVVTACAVYAIQFAAQRAGLLHRQTRAADSDR; encoded by the coding sequence ATGGACGACCCTTCTGCCCACGGCAACGCTCGCGCCCAGATCCGGCCGCACGATGCGATTGCCGAATTCACGCGGGTTATCTGGCTCCTGCGCCACATTCTGGCCATGCTGCTGGCGCTGTTCTTCTTTCTGTCGATCGCCATGTACTACCTTGGCGGGACCGTCGGCGCGACGTCGAGAGCGCCGTCGTCGATCGGTGAGACCTTTTACTTTTGCGCGGTCACGGCGCTGACCATCGGCTACGGCGACGTCGTCCCGACCTCCGCGCTGGGGCGAATCATCGCCGTCCTGCTCGGACTGCTCGGCGTGTTGTTGACCGGCGTGGTGACCGCTTGCGCGGTTTACGCGATCCAGTTCGCCGCGCAACGGGCCGGCCTGCTACATCGCCAAACGCGAGCCGCGGATAGTGATCGCTAA
- a CDS encoding LysR family transcriptional regulator encodes MDRFASIAVFVAAVDEGSLVAAGRRFGLSASMAGKHLSGLEAELKVRLLQRSTRSLSLTDAGRAYYARCKRILDEFDDANREASDAQRIASGMLRVAAPVTFGAMHMGDVVTRYLSDHPHVDIDIALDDRYVDLQNDGIDVAIRIGRLPDSQLVARRLAPCRMVICASPAFLAREGVPHTPGDLARAPRLAFSEAVSAGEWTLLDEQDRYHVIGGPLRMQANNMQMLVAGALAGIGIAYGPTFVFGEHIKAGNLVVLLPGFRAPELTIHAVYPSARYVPSKVRRFIDCLVEAFGDEPPWDSFRAVP; translated from the coding sequence ATGGATCGTTTCGCCAGCATCGCGGTGTTCGTCGCCGCGGTCGACGAAGGCAGCCTTGTCGCGGCAGGCCGGCGCTTCGGCTTATCGGCGTCGATGGCCGGCAAGCATTTGAGCGGGCTCGAAGCCGAACTCAAGGTGCGCCTGTTACAACGCAGTACCCGCAGCCTGAGCCTGACGGACGCCGGCCGCGCGTATTACGCTCGCTGCAAGCGCATTCTCGACGAGTTCGACGACGCCAACCGCGAGGCGAGCGACGCGCAGCGGATCGCGAGCGGCATGCTGCGCGTCGCCGCGCCGGTCACGTTCGGCGCGATGCATATGGGGGACGTGGTGACGCGATATCTGAGCGACCACCCTCACGTCGACATCGACATTGCGCTCGACGATCGCTACGTGGATCTGCAAAACGACGGCATCGACGTCGCGATCCGGATTGGCCGATTACCGGACTCGCAGCTCGTCGCACGTCGGCTGGCGCCCTGCCGGATGGTGATCTGCGCGTCGCCGGCTTTTCTCGCGCGCGAAGGCGTGCCGCACACGCCCGGCGATCTGGCTCGTGCGCCGCGTCTCGCGTTCAGCGAGGCCGTGTCGGCGGGCGAATGGACGTTGCTGGACGAGCAGGATCGCTATCACGTGATCGGCGGCCCGCTGCGAATGCAGGCCAACAACATGCAGATGCTGGTGGCGGGCGCACTCGCCGGTATCGGCATTGCGTACGGTCCCACTTTCGTATTCGGCGAGCACATCAAGGCGGGCAATCTCGTCGTGCTGCTGCCGGGTTTCAGAGCGCCCGAGCTGACGATTCACGCGGTGTATCCGTCCGCGCGTTACGTGCCTTCGAAGGTGCGGCGGTTTATCGATTGCCTGGTCGAGGCGTTTGGCGACGAACCGCCTTGGGACAGTTTTCGGGCCGTCCCTTGA
- a CDS encoding dihydrofolate reductase — translation MLNGKRISMVAAMATNRVIGAANDIPWKVPGEQRRFRQLTEGHLVVMGRLTYESIGRPLPNRDVLVIGTQPVVAAENVTTCRSFQEAADHIANDKRDEVFIAGGEKIYRLFLPYADTIHLTEIDLTPPGDTLFPELPAADFDCIERARVDGPTPYTLLTYQRIASIAL, via the coding sequence ATGTTGAACGGCAAACGAATTTCCATGGTGGCCGCCATGGCCACCAACCGCGTAATCGGCGCGGCGAACGACATTCCGTGGAAAGTACCCGGCGAGCAACGTCGCTTTCGCCAGCTCACGGAAGGGCATCTCGTCGTGATGGGCCGCCTCACGTATGAATCGATTGGCCGGCCGCTTCCCAATCGCGATGTACTGGTTATCGGCACTCAACCTGTTGTTGCCGCTGAAAACGTGACGACTTGCCGTTCTTTTCAGGAAGCCGCCGACCACATCGCGAACGACAAGCGAGACGAAGTGTTCATCGCAGGCGGCGAGAAGATCTACCGCCTGTTTTTGCCGTACGCGGACACGATCCATCTCACCGAGATCGATCTGACGCCACCGGGCGACACGCTATTTCCAGAGCTTCCGGCGGCGGACTTCGATTGCATCGAGAGAGCCCGCGTGGACGGACCCACTCCCTATACATTGCTGACCTACCAGCGTATTGCTTCGATCGCGCTATAA
- a CDS encoding transporter substrate-binding domain-containing protein, whose amino-acid sequence MIRHGLGGLLLALSCLSSAFAAGPDCSRTFTLALHDHGLLYSVDTDSGIDKDFADELTRRSGCQIRVSLMSRARIWKLIESGGLDFSLSGIANDERNQYADFAWYFSNKYYLLVRKDAGIQRPADFERNRQFQLGVIRSFRYSQSANRLVDTLAAQNRVSQAGGLDPLYQALILRRIQGMIIEPFDYPAIDEKKIRDVTTIVEFDDPAVPHGLIMSKRALSPVERAKWRALVDEMRADGTVRRLFEKYFKPDLADAMVDFPTPP is encoded by the coding sequence GTGATTCGACACGGCCTTGGTGGCCTGCTGCTGGCGCTGAGTTGTCTGAGTAGCGCTTTCGCCGCGGGTCCCGACTGTTCGCGTACCTTTACGCTCGCGTTACACGATCATGGCCTGCTCTATTCCGTGGACACGGACAGCGGGATCGACAAGGATTTCGCCGACGAACTGACGCGCCGCAGCGGCTGTCAGATCCGTGTCAGCCTCATGTCGCGGGCCAGAATCTGGAAGCTGATCGAATCCGGCGGCCTCGATTTCAGCCTGTCCGGCATTGCCAACGACGAGCGCAATCAGTACGCGGACTTCGCCTGGTACTTCAGCAACAAATACTATTTGCTGGTGCGCAAAGACGCCGGCATCCAGCGGCCGGCCGATTTCGAGCGCAACCGTCAATTCCAGCTCGGCGTGATCCGCAGCTTCCGCTATAGCCAATCGGCGAACCGGCTGGTCGACACGCTGGCCGCGCAAAACCGCGTCAGCCAGGCGGGCGGCCTGGATCCGCTGTATCAGGCGCTGATCCTCCGGCGCATTCAAGGCATGATCATCGAGCCTTTCGATTACCCTGCAATCGACGAAAAGAAAATCCGCGACGTGACCACTATCGTGGAGTTCGACGATCCCGCCGTGCCTCACGGCCTGATCATGTCGAAGCGGGCGTTGTCGCCGGTCGAGCGGGCCAAATGGCGCGCGCTGGTCGATGAAATGCGCGCGGACGGCACCGTGCGGCGCCTGTTCGAGAAGTATTTCAAACCCGACCTCGCCGATGCGATGGTCGATTTCCCGACGCCGCCGTGA